The Flavivirga eckloniae genomic interval TTCTCCTATTATTTCTCTTACTGCTTCTACTTCTTCTTCTACCATTTGTTTTAAAACCAGGCGCCTGCCTACACAACTAATTAGAATGGCTAGCTCAGAGTCTTCATTCTTATCTTTTTTAGCTCCTATTGCAGAATCTGCAGCGCCATTTATTAATCTATCGATATTAGCCTTCATTAAACGCACATAAGATCCTTCTGGAATATTACCTGCAAATGTTAAACTTTGGTCTTCCTCGTTTATAGCTAAAATAGTTCTCACAATCGGTGTAGAATCTTCGTCTATCCGCATGCTTAATGGGAACAATAATCCCGAACTTGGTAAGTTTTCTGCCTGTTTTCCTAAAAAGGATTTATATAATTTTAAGGCTGGCATACCATCTAATTCGTAAAGCACATTCTTATTAGACTTTGTAACTAAACGCTCAATACCAAAGCTATCCCATCCGCCTTTGGAACTACAACCAACTTTTAAATGCTCGCCATAAAAGCCTAAAGCGATAATGGTTTTGTCGACAATGGCATTACCATTAATAACAAATGTTTTGTTAAAATTAGAACCATCTGCAGCCAACCCTCCTGTAATACTCACATCGGGGATCACCGATTTTAAACCAGATACCAGATCGGCTCCATTAACATTAAGTCCGTCGCTTAAAACCAGTACGTGCTTTAAATCCTTATTAAAAAGGTTCTTTGCCAAGCTTTGTCCTGACTTATAACTACATTCCATATCAACGATTTTGATCGATGTTTTTTTACAGGTCACTTTATCCAACTGTATAGCCGTTAACGATATAGTTTCATCTTTAACAGTTATATCGGATATTTCTCCTGCTGTTGAACACCCTATTATGGTCGTATCTGGATACTTATTATTTATAAAATCTAACACATCCTCTTTGGGAGTAAAATCTGGGGAAACGAAAAGCAGAAATATACTGACTTCAATATTTAAAACTGAAATATCTTCTAGCCAATTATCCTGTTCTAAGGATATTTGTTGAACTTTCATAACTGGTATTTTATGGTTAGCATTTGGGGTAAATGCATTTAATCGATGAAAAAATACATTTCGTCGAAAATATAAAGAAATTCCATATAAACAAAATTTTTTTAAAGTTTTTAACTACAGATAGTTACGGAAAAAATACTAACACACAACCTATTCGTAAGTATAATCGCACCTTCAAGACATAGCTCATATAAAAAAATACTGGAAAAAATATTTCAGTATTTTTTGCTGATTTTCATAAATATAGAACTTTTGAATGCAAACATGTATCTTTTGTAATTTTTTTCGACCAATTACAAAGCACTAATTATATCGTATTTAGTAATAATTTGATGGGTACCGTCTTTTAGCTTTACTAATACAGCGCTATTGCTTCTGTCAATTAATTTGGACACTTCTTCTATTGGCGTATTTTCACCGACTATTGGGAATGGCTTGTGCATGACTTCTTTAATAGGTAAATCTGAAATATCCTTGTTTTCGATATACTTTCTCAATAAATCTGCTTCATCAACCGCACCTACAAATCCTGACGAATCTTCAACCGGTATTTGTGAAATCTTGTATGTCATCATACGCTCAATGGCATGAGATACTAACTCTTCAGTTTTAACTGTTATTAAAGTCTTATCTAAATGATTCTTTTTAATAATGTCATGTGCGCTGGTTAATTCATCTTCAATGAATCCACGTTCTCGCATCCATTCATCATTAAACATTTTACCTACATAACGGCTTCCATGGTCGTGAAACAATACCACTACCACATCGTCTTTCTTAAATTCATCCTTTAATTGTAAAAGTCCTTTTATAGCTGCACCGGCTGAATTCCCTAAAAACATACCTTCTACTTTTGCCAGTTTCTGGGTATAAATTGCTGCATCTTTATCGGTAACCTTAGTAAAGCCATCTATAACATCGAAATCGACATTCTTTGGTAGTATGTCTTCTCCAATGCCTTCTGTGATATAAGGGTAAATTTCGTTTTCGTCGAACAACCCTGTTTCATGATATTTTTTAAAAACAGAACCATAAGTATCTATACCCCAAATTTTTATGTTAGGGTTTTGTTCTTTTAAATATTTTCCCACCCCAGAAATGGTACCTCCTGTTCCTACTCCTACTACAAAATGGGTGACTTTACCTTCTGTTTGTTTCCATATTTCCGGACCAGTGCTTTCGTAATGTGCTGCGGTATTACTCAGGTTATCATATTGGTTTACATACCAAGAATTTGGTGTTTCTTCTGCTAGTCGTTTTGAGGTTGAATAATATGATTTTGGATCTTCTGGTTCTACATTAGTAGGGCATACTACAACTTTACTTCCTACGGCTCTTAGGATATCCATTTTTTCCTTACTCTGCTTATCGCTAATCACACAAACCATTTTGTAGCCTTTTACTATGGCAGCTAAAGCTAACCCCATTCCTGTGTTACCCGATGTACCTTCAATAATGGTTCCTCCTGGCTTTAATCGCCCATCTGCCTCGGCATCTTCAATCATTTTTACAGCCATTCTATCTTTTACAGAATTACCTGGGTTGAAGGTTTCATATTTTGCTAAAACCAAGCAAGGTAACTCTTCAACTAACTTATTTAATTTAACCAATGGTGTGTTACCAATGGTTCCTAATATATTTTCTGCGTATTCCATGTACGTTGTTTTATTTTACAAATTTAGGTTAAAAGTTAGTTTTTGTTGTATTATTCAAAATGAAACCTTTTAAAACATGAATATCAAGCTATCCTTAGT includes:
- a CDS encoding FIST signal transduction protein, translating into MKVQQISLEQDNWLEDISVLNIEVSIFLLFVSPDFTPKEDVLDFINNKYPDTTIIGCSTAGEISDITVKDETISLTAIQLDKVTCKKTSIKIVDMECSYKSGQSLAKNLFNKDLKHVLVLSDGLNVNGADLVSGLKSVIPDVSITGGLAADGSNFNKTFVINGNAIVDKTIIALGFYGEHLKVGCSSKGGWDSFGIERLVTKSNKNVLYELDGMPALKLYKSFLGKQAENLPSSGLLFPLSMRIDEDSTPIVRTILAINEEDQSLTFAGNIPEGSYVRLMKANIDRLINGAADSAIGAKKDKNEDSELAILISCVGRRLVLKQMVEEEVEAVREIIGEKPSITGFYSYGEIAPFGEFSPCELHNQTMTITTLSEC
- a CDS encoding pyridoxal-phosphate dependent enzyme — translated: MEYAENILGTIGNTPLVKLNKLVEELPCLVLAKYETFNPGNSVKDRMAVKMIEDAEADGRLKPGGTIIEGTSGNTGMGLALAAIVKGYKMVCVISDKQSKEKMDILRAVGSKVVVCPTNVEPEDPKSYYSTSKRLAEETPNSWYVNQYDNLSNTAAHYESTGPEIWKQTEGKVTHFVVGVGTGGTISGVGKYLKEQNPNIKIWGIDTYGSVFKKYHETGLFDENEIYPYITEGIGEDILPKNVDFDVIDGFTKVTDKDAAIYTQKLAKVEGMFLGNSAGAAIKGLLQLKDEFKKDDVVVVLFHDHGSRYVGKMFNDEWMRERGFIEDELTSAHDIIKKNHLDKTLITVKTEELVSHAIERMMTYKISQIPVEDSSGFVGAVDEADLLRKYIENKDISDLPIKEVMHKPFPIVGENTPIEEVSKLIDRSNSAVLVKLKDGTHQIITKYDIISAL